A region of the Cupriavidus taiwanensis genome:
CGGCTGTTGCGACCTAACTTGGTTGCTCGTCAAGAATGTCTGCCAAGGCAGCCACGCCGGATCGCGAGCTATGGTCATGCAGCAGAAGACCCCGCGCCCGGTCCAGTTCGAGATCCGAGTCGGCTACATGCATTGCGGCATGTCTCAACGCGACAGTATGCACGGCTGGCTCATCGATGGGTCGCCTCCATCAGGGACTTGACTATACGGCGTTTGGCACGCAGGAACAGAAGGCAAGGTCCTATTTGCCCCTGCGGCCGCGGCGTATGACGCAGTTAAGAGTTATTGGTAGTTTCAAGATAGCCACTGACGCGAAGAGGCTACGAACCTAAGCTTTTGAAGCGGCCGTATGCCTTGCGTCGTTGCGAACTCTCAGTCGGGTCACCGGCTTCCCCTCTGCCGCCTGAAGTCAGCCGGCCACAATGCGTCATTCAGATGAACAGTCACCAGTGGCAGCTACCTGGCCAGAAGCGGACATCTGCCTTCAATCTGACGACCGACGGCTCAGGGTCGAGAGGCGTCTCTGGCGCAAGCCGCCCGCAACGGGAGATGCCGAAGGCCGAGACCGGCTGCAGTTTCAACCGACCTGCCCCGCGGCCCCGCGTCCCGACGCCCCCAAAGAAAAATTGCGAATCGTCTGATCGCCATCCCCACTGAAAAGGCAAAAACTAGGGCATCACCGAAACAACGGTGATCGGGCGTCACAACCCGTTTATCATCAACGGATGGTCGCTCCGGCGACCATCTCCACACGCACGCGCGCGTCGTTCCACTATGGCGGGCCGGGCGGGGCAGCCGAAAGGCTGGCCGGGCTTCGTTGATGAACCGGTTTGTGACCCCCGCTGTCAGGCCCGCCACCCTCTACCGTTTGCATCAGGCGGGTCTCCCAACCTTCTTCAGGAGAACGCAATGCAAGAGAAAACCCATCCGAAGCACGAAACCATCTTCGTCGGCATTCCCGCGGAAACTCTGGAATCCCTCGACCGAATCCAGGCCGGCCTGGGCAGCGTCCTGTCGCTGCTGGAAGTGGAAAGCGAACGGTCCGAGGGATGCCACGGCGTTCATTGCCTGCTGGCGATGATCAAGATGCAGGTGGATCAGATGGCCGAGGCTTTGCAGCCTGAGGCTGAGTCGTTATGACACCCAGGCTTCACGGTGCTGCCCGGCCCCAACCGACACGCCGCAGGGCGCGTTCCCGTCGACCGTGCATGTTGCAGAACACGGCGCAGGCATCCGGTTCGTGCCGGTGCAATGGAATACTGATTGACGGTCCCGCAGCAATGACGCCCGTCGCGCCGGCGACGGGCCATTTGTTCGTCGGAACTGTACTCGACCGAATACGGGGCAGGTATCAGCGATTACGCGGCGATGCCGATCATGGGAGCGAGCGTTACGATCAGCGCGGGCAGAGGGGGATGGACAAGCCTACGATTGATGTCCGACTTTGGAGATCCCGGCCACGCGGCGCATTGCGCTGTCAGGATTGCAGCGGGGCTTCTCTGCAGCGGGCTTCCCTCTGGTTCATTATCCTATTCAAAAAAGCAGGTTTTGCCCAGAATACTGGACATATGCCAGCTTTTACCGATACCACTTCCGTCCTTGAGCGCCATTTGCTCCGGCAACTCGGCGACCGCATCAAACGCCTGCGAAAGGCTCAAGGTCTTGGCACGGTGGAGATGGCCAGGCGCGTGGGCATCTCCCGCGCCAACCATGGGCACATATTTGCGCGTCATGTTCGTACTGGGGGTTGCCGGTGATTCCCTTCCCCGCCCTAAAATTGCGAATCGTCTGATCGCCATCCCCACTGAAAAGGCAAAAACTAGGGCCATCACCGAAACAACGGTGATCGGGAGTCGAAACCCGAATATCATCAACGGATGGTCGCTCCGGCGACCATCTCCACACGCACGCGCGCGTCGTTTCACTATGGCGGGCCGAGCGGGGCAGCCGAAAGGCTGGCCGGGCTTCGTTGGTGATCCGGTATTTCGACCCCCGCTGCCAGGCCCGCCACCTCTACTGTTTGCATCAGGCGGGTCTCCCAACCTTCTTCAGGAGAACGCAATGCAAGAGAAAACCCATCCGCAGCACGAAACCATCTTCGTCGGCATTCCCGCGGAAACCCTGGAAGCCCTCGACCGGATCCAGGCCGGCCTGGGTAGCGTCCTGTCGCTGCTGGAAGTGGAAAGCGAACGGTCCGAGGGATGCCACGGCGTCCATTGCCTGCTGGCGATGATCAAGATGCAGGTGGATCAGATGGCCGAAGCTTTGCAGCCTGAGGCTGAGTCGTTATGACACCCCGTCATCCGACTCTTCCCTTACCGCGGATCCGTGTTCGCGTAGCGAGACGTTAAATTCGCCGCCCTGCCCGACCGTGCTTTACTCGGTAATGTGGCCGCCATGGCGCTCGACCAGCGCGTAGCTGATGGACCGGCTGAGCCCGGTCCCCCTCTGCCTCTTTGGTGGTGAAAACGGACTGAACAGATTGGGCAGGTCTTTCCCTCGCTGCCCCGACCGCAATTCACCATACGAGTTTGGTGTGGCGAACACTCGTCCCATACCTCTGAAGTGACCTGAAAGGCTTCCCACTGTAGAGATCTCTACAACGTTGAAATAGGCGTTATAGGCTTCTACCATGCGCCCATGACCGCAATCACTCAATCCTGGGCGCTGCTGATCGTCACGCTTCCCACGTCAGGCGCCACCGCGCGCATGCGGATCTGGCGTGCGATCAAGAGTATGGGGTGCGCCGCGCTGCGTGACGGGGCCTATCTTTTGCCCGCGGGCGTGGAACAGGTCGGCCAGTTGCGCCAGCTTGCTGACGAAACCCGGCAGGAAAACGGACAAGCCTGGCTTCTGCAAGTCAGTGCCGGAACTCCGGACGACGAGATCGCGTTCCGCGCCTTGTTCGACCGCGGCGCTGACTATGACGAACTGCAGGCTGCGCTGGCCGAAGCGCTTGATGGGCTCTCCGACCATAACAGCGCTGAACTGAATCGACTGCTGCGCCGCCACGAGCGCGCCTATGAAGCGATCCGCCGGATCGACTTCTTTCCGAATGAGGCGTCGCGCCGCGCAGAAGCGGGATGGAATGATTTCAGCCGGACCATCGAGGCAATCCAGTCGCCGGGCGAGCCCCAGCCGCTCACCCGTACGATCCCGCGCCGGGATGCCGCGCAATATCAGGGGCGGCGCTGGGCCACGCGCCGCCATCTGTGGGCGGACCGCGTGGCCAGCGCCTGGCTGATACGGCGCTTCATCGATCCCCATGCACGGTTCCTCTGGCTGGAAAGCCCCGCCGATTGCCCGGACGATGCACTGGGCTTCGACTTCGACGGAGCGACGTTTACGCATGTGGGCGATCGCGTTTCCTTCGAAGTGCTGCTGGCCAGTTTTGGACTCGAGGCTAACCGGGTACTCGGCCGGCTTGCCAGAATGATCCATGCACTGGATATCGGCGGCATCTCGGTGCCGGAGGCCAGTGGCTTCGAAGCCATGCTGGCCGGCGCGCGAGCGCGGCTGCAGGATGACGACGCGTTGCTGGCGGAAATCAGCTCGGTGCTGGATTCGCTCTACGCGCATTTTTCAGCCAACCAAAGACCCTGAATCGATCCCTACAAGACCATGGCACCACAGCAAGGCCCTGACCGTCCCGCCTATACCCTCTGGCAGCTGGTCGCCTATTTTCTCCGCCTGGGAACCCTTGGCTTCGGCGGCCCGGTAGCACTGGCCGGCTATATGCACCGCGACCTGGTGGAGCGGCGTGGCTGGATTACCGATGGCGACTACAAGGAAGGCCTCGCGCTGGCGCAACTGGCGCCAGGCCCGTTGGCGGCCCAGTTGGCCATCTATCTCGGCTACGTGCATTACCGCATCCGGGGTGCAACGCTGGTCGGCCTGGCATTCGTGCTGCCGTCCTTTCTCATGGTGCTGGGATTGGGCTGGGCTTATGTCCGTTTTGGCGGCCTCACCTGGATGCAGTCCGTGTTCTATGGGGTGGGTGCCGCCGTTATCGGCATCATTGCCATCAGCGCATACAAGCTGACCGCCAAGAGCGTGGGCCGCGACAAGCTGTTGTGGGCGGTCTACCTGACGCTGGCTACCGTGACCGTCATCACCGAATCCGAAATCGCCTGGCTGTTTCTCGCCGCCGGCGTACTGGTCTGGTTCTGGCGCGCTCCCCCGAAGTGGCTGCGCCAAAGCGGCGCCAATGCGCTGGCGGCCACGCAGATGCCGGCCGCAAGCGGGCTTTTCAGCGCGCTCGACTGGCCGCTGCTGTCACAGCTTGGCGTGTTCTTTGCCAAGGCGGGCGCCTTTGTATTCGGCTCGGGTCTTGCGATCGTGCCGTTTCTCTACGGCGGCGTGGTAACGGAATACCACTGGCTCAACGAAAAGCAATTCGTCGATGCGGTGGCCGTGGCCATGATCACTCCCGGCCCCGTGGTCATCACGGTGGGATTCATCGGCTACCTGGTGGCCGGACTGCCGGGGGCCTGTGTGGCGGCATTGGCTACCTTCCTGCCTTGCTACCTGTTCACGGTACTGCCGGCCCCCTACTTCAAGAAATACGGGAAGCTTCCCGCCATCCTCGCCTTTGTCGACGGCGTCACGGCGGCGGCGATTGGCGCGATTACCGGGGCCGTGATCGTGCTGGCCAAACGCTCGATCGTCGATGGCCCCACCCTGTTGCTGGCGCTGGCCACGGTCGCACTTTTGCTGAAGTTCAAAAAGCTGCCTGAGCCGGTCATCATCACCGCTGCCGCGTTGATCGGCCTGGTCGTTTATCCGATGTTGCGGCCCTGAGCCTCTAACCAGGCAACCTGGCTGCAAACCCTGTCACTCACGCCCCGCTCATCGCCCGTCCTGCGCCAATTGTTGCCCTTCGCTCAACATACTGAAGGCCATCGCGACGCTACTGGCAATCGCTCCCCCTGCCTAGAATCGGTTGCAACGATGGTCGCACGGAATGCGCGACGGTCGAGAAGGATGTCCGCGCAACACAGCGGAACACGCCTGCCGCCCAGTGCGGTTTTCCCACCGATTGACAGGACTCCCGATGATGAGCGAAACAATCCGCAATGTGCAGCCGGTTACCGCCAACCTTGGCAAGGATGGTGCCGGCGAACTCGTGCCCTCGCGCTACGCCGTGCGCGTGGGTGACGTCGATGTCGTGCTGATCAGCGATGGCATTCTGCCGCTGCCGACCTCGACCATGTCCACCAACGTAAGCCAGGCCGACCGCAACGCCTGGTGCGATGGCTGCTTCCTGCAACGCGACACGTTCGACTGGGCGCTGAATATCGCGCTGGTGCGCAGCGGCGAACGCCTGATCCTGATCGACTCGGGCGTGGGCGACGGCTTCGAGTACTTCACGCGCGCTGGCCGGTCGGTAATGCGCCTGGAATCGGCAGGCATCGACCTGGCCGCGATCACCGATATCGTGATCACGCATATGCATATGGACCACGTCGGCGGGCTGAACGTCGATGGCGTCAAGGCCAGGCTGCGCCCGGACGTGCGCATTCACGTAGCGGCCGCGGAAGTGGAGTTCTGGAAAAACCCGGACTTCAGCAGGACGGTGATGCCGGAAGCGGTACCTCCCGCGCTCCGCAAGGCGGCGGCAAAGTTTGCGCAACTCTACAGCGAGAACATCGTGCAATTCGACCAGACCGTGGAAATCGCAGCGGGGGTGTCGGCGCGCGTGACGGGCGGGCACACGCCGGGGCACTGCGTCGTGGACGTGGCTTCGAACGGCGAGAAACTGACATTCGTCGGCGACGCGATCTTCGAGGTCGGCTTCGAGCGGCCCGACTGGCAGAATGGATTCGAGCACGATCCCGAAGCGGCCACGGACGTGCGTATCGCGCTGCTCAACGAGGCTGCGGCAACCGGCGCCCTGCTGGCCGCGGCTCATGTTGCGTTCCCGTCGATCGGGCATGTTGCAAAGCACGGAGAAAGCTTCCGGTTCGTGCCGGTGCAATGGGATTATTGATGGCGGGTCGCGGAAGCAATAAGTCTCGTCGCGCCGGCGACGGGTCTTCTATTCTTCAAACCGGGCCATCATGCAGAGGCGTTATCCGTTTCGCGAGCCACACGGCGCCATTGCCCCGGCGTCATTCCCATCGTTTCAGTGAACGCCCGCCGGAATGCAGCCACGGACCGATACCCGACCGAATCCGCCACGGCCTCTGTGGTCATCGCCGGTTTCTTCAGCGCGTTGGCGGCCAGGCTCATCCTGATATCGGTCAGCAATTCGATGGCTGAGCGTCCCAGCTTGTCCTGGAAGTGCCGCATGAAGGTGGCGCGCGACATGCTGCACAAGTCGGCCAGATCCCGCAAGGTCCAGGGCCGCGCCGGATCGGCGAACATGGCGGAAATGGCCGGAGCCAGACGTGGATGACCGACAAGCGCCAACAAGCCTGCGGGGGCCTGCGCGGATTCGCTGGCGGCGCGCAGCACCAATGTGAACAGCGCCGAGGTAAGCGCGTTGAGCATCGCGCATCCGCCCAGTTTGTCGCCGGTCGCCTCCATGCGCATCAGCTCCAGCAGGCCGGCGAGGTGATGCGAAGCGGATGCCGAGGCCTCTTCGCGATGGTTGCCCATCGCACGTACCACCAGGTCCGTGGGCAGATAACTGCGAATCAGCCGATCATGCGGCGGCTCGATGAGAAATCGCCCGCATAACAGGTCCAGCTGCTCGCCCGGGCCATCATTCTGGCTGAGCATCCATCCTGCAGCACCGTGGCGATTGTGGGTACGCCCCGGCTGCTGCCCACTGCCATCGTGCAGTACGTGGGCCGACCCGTGAGGCAATAGCACGATATCTCCTGCCACCAGTTCCCGGGTCGTCTGCGTCTGCGGGTTCTCGACGATCGCCCGGCCCTTGAGTACGACGTGGTAGGGGATCTCGTGGGCCGCGGACTGAGGCCAGGCTACCCGCCATGGCGCACCATAGACGCAACGGACCTCCAGCCGCCCGGTGACGGTGATTATTTCCAGCAGTTGGCTCAGCCAGTCGACCTGGGACATAGGATCTCGGGAACCTGAACGATCACGCATCTTATGGCAAACGTACAGCGGTTTTTCGCTGGCTTTTCAGTATCCCGGGAATCGTTCCCGGTACCGCCGGGCTTGGGGCATGGCGCTCGCATCGACCTGAGGCGCATCGATGCGAGCGGATCGCGTCAGACCGAGCCGGCCGGCGCAACGGCAGGAAAGTCCTTGTCGGGATCAAACACGTTATTGATGAAGTTAGTCAGCGAATACATGGCAACCAGCGCGACGATTTCCATGATGTGCGCATCCGTGTAACCAGCCTCGCGGACGGTCTGGAAGTCGGCGTCAGTGACGTTGCCGCGGGTCTCGATGACTTTGCGCGCAAACCGGACCGCGGCGTCACGCTTCGGATCGTTGGCATGCCCTTGCCGGGCGAGAATGATCTCATCCGGCGCCAGCCTGGCCATATGCTCGGCGGTAAAGCTGTGAACCGCCAGGCAGTAATTGCAGCCGTTCACTTCGGACACGGCGAGGCCGATGCTGTCACGCGTCTTCACGTCGAGCGCCTTGCTCAGGGAACCCAGCAGCGTGGCCCATGCGTTGAACGCGATCGGACTTTGGGCGAAGGTCGCCATCATGTTCGGCGTGAATCCGATGCTTTTGGTGAACGCGTCGAGGGTCGGTTTCGAATCGGCCGGCACTTGTTCCGGCTTCAGGGCAACAGTTCTTGGCATCGTAGTCTCTCTGAGTTATCTGACTTCACTAGTTTGGGAAAATCCATGTGCGGCCGCGGGCCGCCTATACCAGGTCCAGCACCTCGGCCACCGGGAGGCGCGGCTTCTGCGGCCAGTTTCCGTTGCGCTCTGCGCCTACGGACAACAGCATGACGGGCACTTCATTCCCCGCCAGTCCGAACTCGCGGTGTACCGCTTCGGCATCGAAGCCAATCATCGGCGTCGAACCCAGGCCTAGCGAGCGGGCGGCGTAGATCATTGCCGCCGCGCCGAAGGTGCCGCTGCGTACGGCCTCGTCACGCTGGCGCTGCGGATAGTCCATGTACAGGTCGCGTGCGGGGATTTCCCATTCCGGCACCATCTCCGCCGGCATGACGCCCGCCTCCACCAGCGGCGCCAGGCGATCCGGTATTACGCTCGAATCGGCCAGCTGACCACAGACGATGAAAGTCACGGCAGCTTCGGTGATCGGGGGCTGGTTCCAGGCGATCGGACTGAGCCGTGCCTTGGCCTCGGCGGAACGTACGGCGATGAAGCGCCAGTTCTGCATGTGGAAGGATGTCGGCGCGCTGGTGCCGATTCGTACCAGCGCGCGGATTTCGTCGTCGCTCAGGGCGGCGGCGGGATCGTAGTACTTGGCCGCGCTGCGGCTCAAGATGCATTCGATGACTGCATTGGTCCGGGTGATTTCCTGCGTCATGGAGGGCTCTCATCAGGTGGTTGGGAGCCTCCACTTTAGGTCCAGCCGGTGCTCATTTCTAGACTAAATCAGGTCGAAAAAATGCCCAAAAGGATCAGACTTTGGTTCAGCCGCCCGTGCCCATGGGCAGGTAGCTCCCGTCGCCGCGCCAACGGGAAGCTTCGAGCTGAGGGCGGGTATATGCGATTACTGCGCAGCGCCCTGCTTGCGCACGGCATGCGCTTCCGTCACCTCCCGCTGCGCCGCAGCCATTTTCTGCGGCCAGGTACTTTTGATATACGCCAGCACGGCAACGATGTCCTGGTCGGACAGCGATTGCCCAAAGGCCGGCATATCGCTGACATACCCCTGCGGAGCCGTGACCCCGGCTACCAGCCCATTCTTGGTAATCGCAAACAGCACCGCGTCGGGATGATGCCAGGTATGGCCGGAAGCATCATGCGGCGGTGCCGGCATGCGGCCGTTCGGCAGCCGCTCGCGCCAGTTGGGCTGGCCCTCCAGCTTGGCGCCATGGCATGCGGCGCATTGCTGTGCGTAGATCTTGCGACCCTGCGCGACGCTGGCCGCGTCGGTAGCATCGATGCGCAGCTTCCGTATATCGCCTGTCTTGCCGGCATCGGATGGCGTATCGAGGTACCGCCTGGTCTGCAGTGCAACGGCGGCGGCAATCGCCGCGCCAAGCACCAGCAGCACCACGATCCGCCAGCGTGGCTTGCCTGATTTGTTCATGTCGCCCCTGCACCAATATGCCTCATCGACTACACCTGACTCCTGAAAAATAAAGAAGGTTACCCCGTATCCATGCGCATCCGCCTTACGAAGCAGCGCCCCTGAGACGCAGCGCATTGGCAATGACCGAGGCCGAACTCAGGCTCATCGCCAGCGCCGCGATCATCGGCGACAGCAACAGGCCCGTCGCGGGATACAGCGCGCCGGCCGCCAGCGGCACGCCGAGGGCGTTGTAAATGAACGCAAAACCGAGATTCTGCTTCATGTTCCGAATGGTCGCGTGCGAGAGTTGCCGGGCGCGGGCGATGCCGCGCAAATCCCCTTTGACCAGCGTGACCTGGGCGCTGTTCATCGCGACATCGGTGCCGGTTCCCATGGCGATACCGACATCCGCCTGCGCCAGCGCCGGCGCGTCATTGATGCCGTCGCCGGCCATGGCGACCACCGCGCCGGACTGCTGCAGGGATTTGACAAGTTCCAGCTTGTCGGCCGGCTTGACCTCGCCATGGAATTCGTCCACGCCAAGTTTTGCGGCCACCGCTCTGGCGGTTGCGATGCCGTCGCCAGTGGCCATGACGACACGGATGCCTTCTTCACGAAGACGCTCCAGCGCCTCGGGCGTGGTGATTTTGACCGGGTCGGAGACGGCGAGCAGGCCTGCAAGCTTGCTGTCGACCGCGAGATACATGACGCTGGCGCCTTGCGCACGCAATGTGTCCGCCTGCGCTACCAGTGCTTCGGTGGCCACGCCCTCGGCTTCCATGAGCGCGGTGTTTCCGATCGCAATCTTGCTGCCTGCCAACGCGCCCCTTACCCCAATGCCCGAACTCGACTCGAAGCTTTCCGGCTTGTCCAGCCGCAGGCCTCGACTACGGGCGGCTTCGACGATCGCCGCCGCCAGTGGGTGTTCGCTGCCTTGATCCAGGCTGGCTGCCAACCGCAGCACGTCTTCCTCGGTAAAGCCATTGGCGCCGATCGCGCGCTCGAATACCGGCCTGCCCTCGGTGAGCGTCCCGGTCTTGTCCACAATCAGGGTATCGACCTTGCGCAGGTTTTCGATTGCCGCGGCGTCGCGGAACAGCACGCCCCCGGACGCCCCCTTGCCGCTTGCCACCATGATCGACATCGGTGTGGCCAGGCCCAGCGCGCAAGGACAGGCGATGATCAGCACCGCGACGGCATTGATCAGGCCGAACACCCAACCCGGCTCGGGACCGAACAGTCCCCACGCGACCAAGGTCAGCACCGCGATGCCGATGACGCCGACGACGAAGACGCCGGCAACCTTGTCCGCCAAGCGCTGCATCGGCGCCTTCGAGCGCTGCGCCTGCGCAACCATCTGGACAATCTGCGACAGCACGGTCTGCGAGCCGACCTTTTCGGACTGGATCACCAGGCTGCCCGATGTGTTCATGGTGGCGCCGATGACACGGTCGCCGGCGCGCTTGGTGGTAGGAATCGGCTCGCCGGTGATCATCGACTCGTCGACGGCGCTGGTGCCTTCCGTCACGACCCCGTCGACCGGCACCTTCTCGCCGGGCCGCACGCGCAGCAGGTCGCCAACATGCACATGGGCCAGGGGTACGTCTTCCTCGATGCCGCCGGGACCGATGCGTCTCGCCGTCTTGGGCGCCAGCCCCAGCAGCGATTTGATGGCGGCCGAGGTCTGGGAGCGGGCCTTCAGTTCAAGCAGCTGTCCCAGCAAAGTGAGGGAGATGATCACTGCCGCAGCCTCGAAGTAGACGCCGATGCGGCCATGCTCGGCAAACTCCTGCGGAAAGGCGGCCGGAATGACGGTCGCAACGACGCTGTAGAGATAGGCGGCGCCAGTGCCGATCCCGATCAACGTCCACATGTTGGGACTGCGGTTGACGATCGACTGGAAACACCGGACGAAGAACGGCCACCCTGCCCACAGCACCACCGGCGTCGACAAGGCAAGCTCGACCCGGCCCTGCGTCGACAGGTCCATCCAGCCAAGGCGATGCCCGAACATCGCCAGTACGAACACCACTCCGGTCAGCGGAAGCGTCCACCAGAAGCGGCGACGGAAGTCCGCCAGTTCCGGGTTTTCATCCTCATCGAGTTCCGGCATCAACGGTTCCAGCGTCATGCCGCATTTCGGGCAGTTGCCCGGATGGTCCTGGCGGATTTCCGGATGCATCGGGCAGGTATAGATCGTGCCCTCGGCGGGAGGCTGCGCCGGGGCTGGCTCGGTCCCGGTGCCGGATTGCTCATGAGCATGAACATGGTGATGCGCATGCTCGTGATGATGGGCGTGGTCACCCTGTGCGCCACCGTGGCGTCCAGGCATCTTGGCATCGCGGTCGCTGCTCGTCCTGTTCATCCTGGTTCCCTTGGTTGTTGGGCCTGCCATCACTGGGAAGTCCGCCCTCGCGCCCAAAGACGGCAGCTTAGGCCTTCCCATGGTAGTAAGGTCAAGGGCGACCAGGGCGAAAACCAGCGGCCGTACCGGTCCAGGGTACGGGGCCGTCCCTCACCAGGACGTTACGCAACCATTACATCCCGGTAAGGTGCAACGAGCGTTGTCGGTCGGGTCTTCGCTGGCGTCGACGGCGCCAGGGGCCACGCGGCGATGATGGAACAGACGGACGACAAGCTCCTCCAACCGGCTTATGCCGCACGCAGTCAAACGCTGCTACCATTCCGGCAACCCAGGTATCTCAAGTGCGTACTACTATTCGTCGGCTCTGGCTTGCCGCCTTCCTGCTGAGCGCTTTCCTGACAGTGCAACTGGCAGCGGCGGCGTATGCGTGCGAGGGCAGCCGGTATTCGCTGAGCGCGACGGAAGAGATGGCGGGCATGACTGAAGCCTGCCCCGACATGGCAATGGAACACGCCGGGCCAGGCGTACATGACGGGCTATGCCAGGAGCATTGCCAGTTCGGCTCGAAGTCGGCCGACCATGCCACGCCTCAGATTCCCGCCTTCCATCCGGTGCTGGTCAATGTCGTGGTGCCCGCGCCGATACCGGTCATGGCACATCGCCTGGCCGCTCCCCGCGATGCGATTCCCCGGGCGCCGCCACGCCCCCTCCCCATCCTTCACTGCTGTTTCCGAACGTAGCCTCCGCAGCAACGCCTGTTGTCGTGCCCTGAGCCATCGGCTCCAGGGTCGTCGTTGCTTTGCGGAGGCTTTATGCATTTGCACTTATCCACCAAGTGCGGGCGCCGGCTGGCGCTCGCGCTCACGCTGCTTGCCGTGATCCATCCGGCATGGGCGGAGTCCGCGCCAGCCCTTTCCCTGCAGGAAGCGCTCGCGCTCGCCGCGGCGCGTTCGGCCGATGCCGAGACCT
Encoded here:
- a CDS encoding copper resistance protein, which produces MRTTIRRLWLAAFLLSAFLTVQLAAAAYACEGSRYSLSATEEMAGMTEACPDMAMEHAGPGVHDGLCQEHCQFGSKSADHATPQIPAFHPVLVNVVVPAPIPVMAHRLAAPRDAIPRAPPRPLPILHCCFRT
- a CDS encoding AraC family transcriptional regulator, encoding MSQVDWLSQLLEIITVTGRLEVRCVYGAPWRVAWPQSAAHEIPYHVVLKGRAIVENPQTQTTRELVAGDIVLLPHGSAHVLHDGSGQQPGRTHNRHGAAGWMLSQNDGPGEQLDLLCGRFLIEPPHDRLIRSYLPTDLVVRAMGNHREEASASASHHLAGLLELMRMEATGDKLGGCAMLNALTSALFTLVLRAASESAQAPAGLLALVGHPRLAPAISAMFADPARPWTLRDLADLCSMSRATFMRHFQDKLGRSAIELLTDIRMSLAANALKKPAMTTEAVADSVGYRSVAAFRRAFTETMGMTPGQWRRVARETDNASA
- a CDS encoding chromate transporter; the encoded protein is MAPQQGPDRPAYTLWQLVAYFLRLGTLGFGGPVALAGYMHRDLVERRGWITDGDYKEGLALAQLAPGPLAAQLAIYLGYVHYRIRGATLVGLAFVLPSFLMVLGLGWAYVRFGGLTWMQSVFYGVGAAVIGIIAISAYKLTAKSVGRDKLLWAVYLTLATVTVITESEIAWLFLAAGVLVWFWRAPPKWLRQSGANALAATQMPAASGLFSALDWPLLSQLGVFFAKAGAFVFGSGLAIVPFLYGGVVTEYHWLNEKQFVDAVAVAMITPGPVVITVGFIGYLVAGLPGACVAALATFLPCYLFTVLPAPYFKKYGKLPAILAFVDGVTAAAIGAITGAVIVLAKRSIVDGPTLLLALATVALLLKFKKLPEPVIITAAALIGLVVYPMLRP
- a CDS encoding nitroreductase family protein → MTQEITRTNAVIECILSRSAAKYYDPAAALSDDEIRALVRIGTSAPTSFHMQNWRFIAVRSAEAKARLSPIAWNQPPITEAAVTFIVCGQLADSSVIPDRLAPLVEAGVMPAEMVPEWEIPARDLYMDYPQRQRDEAVRSGTFGAAAMIYAARSLGLGSTPMIGFDAEAVHREFGLAGNEVPVMLLSVGAERNGNWPQKPRLPVAEVLDLV
- a CDS encoding DUF1484 family protein; this translates as MQEKTHPKHETIFVGIPAETLESLDRIQAGLGSVLSLLEVESERSEGCHGVHCLLAMIKMQVDQMAEALQPEAESL
- a CDS encoding carboxymuconolactone decarboxylase family protein, which gives rise to MPRTVALKPEQVPADSKPTLDAFTKSIGFTPNMMATFAQSPIAFNAWATLLGSLSKALDVKTRDSIGLAVSEVNGCNYCLAVHSFTAEHMARLAPDEIILARQGHANDPKRDAAVRFARKVIETRGNVTDADFQTVREAGYTDAHIMEIVALVAMYSLTNFINNVFDPDKDFPAVAPAGSV
- a CDS encoding DUF1484 family protein; this translates as MQEKTHPQHETIFVGIPAETLEALDRIQAGLGSVLSLLEVESERSEGCHGVHCLLAMIKMQVDQMAEALQPEAESL
- a CDS encoding c-type cytochrome, giving the protein MNKSGKPRWRIVVLLVLGAAIAAAVALQTRRYLDTPSDAGKTGDIRKLRIDATDAASVAQGRKIYAQQCAACHGAKLEGQPNWRERLPNGRMPAPPHDASGHTWHHPDAVLFAITKNGLVAGVTAPQGYVSDMPAFGQSLSDQDIVAVLAYIKSTWPQKMAAAQREVTEAHAVRKQGAAQ
- a CDS encoding copper-transporting P-type ATPase, producing MNRTSSDRDAKMPGRHGGAQGDHAHHHEHAHHHVHAHEQSGTGTEPAPAQPPAEGTIYTCPMHPEIRQDHPGNCPKCGMTLEPLMPELDEDENPELADFRRRFWWTLPLTGVVFVLAMFGHRLGWMDLSTQGRVELALSTPVVLWAGWPFFVRCFQSIVNRSPNMWTLIGIGTGAAYLYSVVATVIPAAFPQEFAEHGRIGVYFEAAAVIISLTLLGQLLELKARSQTSAAIKSLLGLAPKTARRIGPGGIEEDVPLAHVHVGDLLRVRPGEKVPVDGVVTEGTSAVDESMITGEPIPTTKRAGDRVIGATMNTSGSLVIQSEKVGSQTVLSQIVQMVAQAQRSKAPMQRLADKVAGVFVVGVIGIAVLTLVAWGLFGPEPGWVFGLINAVAVLIIACPCALGLATPMSIMVASGKGASGGVLFRDAAAIENLRKVDTLIVDKTGTLTEGRPVFERAIGANGFTEEDVLRLAASLDQGSEHPLAAAIVEAARSRGLRLDKPESFESSSGIGVRGALAGSKIAIGNTALMEAEGVATEALVAQADTLRAQGASVMYLAVDSKLAGLLAVSDPVKITTPEALERLREEGIRVVMATGDGIATARAVAAKLGVDEFHGEVKPADKLELVKSLQQSGAVVAMAGDGINDAPALAQADVGIAMGTGTDVAMNSAQVTLVKGDLRGIARARQLSHATIRNMKQNLGFAFIYNALGVPLAAGALYPATGLLLSPMIAALAMSLSSASVIANALRLRGAAS
- a CDS encoding chromate resistance protein ChrB domain-containing protein, with amino-acid sequence MTAITQSWALLIVTLPTSGATARMRIWRAIKSMGCAALRDGAYLLPAGVEQVGQLRQLADETRQENGQAWLLQVSAGTPDDEIAFRALFDRGADYDELQAALAEALDGLSDHNSAELNRLLRRHERAYEAIRRIDFFPNEASRRAEAGWNDFSRTIEAIQSPGEPQPLTRTIPRRDAAQYQGRRWATRRHLWADRVASAWLIRRFIDPHARFLWLESPADCPDDALGFDFDGATFTHVGDRVSFEVLLASFGLEANRVLGRLARMIHALDIGGISVPEASGFEAMLAGARARLQDDDALLAEISSVLDSLYAHFSANQRP
- a CDS encoding MBL fold metallo-hydrolase produces the protein MSETIRNVQPVTANLGKDGAGELVPSRYAVRVGDVDVVLISDGILPLPTSTMSTNVSQADRNAWCDGCFLQRDTFDWALNIALVRSGERLILIDSGVGDGFEYFTRAGRSVMRLESAGIDLAAITDIVITHMHMDHVGGLNVDGVKARLRPDVRIHVAAAEVEFWKNPDFSRTVMPEAVPPALRKAAAKFAQLYSENIVQFDQTVEIAAGVSARVTGGHTPGHCVVDVASNGEKLTFVGDAIFEVGFERPDWQNGFEHDPEAATDVRIALLNEAAATGALLAAAHVAFPSIGHVAKHGESFRFVPVQWDY